The Thermosynechococcus sp. HN-54 DNA segment TTTAGCGATCGCCAGATTAACCTCAGTCGCATTGAATCGCGTCCCAGCAAACGTGCCCTAGGAGACTATTTATTTTTTGTGGATCTAGAGGTGAATCATCGGCCTAAGGTAGTTGTAGATTGTCTGTTGGCGCTCAAGGAGACCACAGATGTGCTGAAAGTGTTTGGTAGTTATCGATTCCTCGACCTCGGAGAATAGGTTGGTCATGCGCATTGGTGTCCCCAAGGAAATCAAGGATCAAGAATTTCGCGTCGGTCTCACCCCAGCGGGAGTCCAGAGTCTGCGGGAGCGGGGTCATGAGGTCATCATTGAAAGTGGCGCCGGGGTTGGTTCGGGCTTCCTCGATGAGGCCTATGTGGCAGCAGGGGCGCAAATTGTGGCTACGGCCCAAGCGGCGTGGGATGCTGAACTGGTCATCAAAGTCAAGGAACCTTTGCCCTCAGAATATCGTTACCTGCGTTCTGGCCAAATCCTCTTTACCTACCTCCATCTCGCCGCTAGTCGAGAGCTGACGGTGGCGCTTCTGCAATCGGGCACGACCGCGATCGCCTACGAAAGTGTCGAAGAAACCCACCATCATCAACGCAGTTTCCCGCTGCTGACCCCCATGAGCATGATTGCTGGTCGCTTGGCAGTGCAGTTTGGTGCCCGCTTTCTAGAGCATACTCAAGGGGGGCGGGGGGTGCTCCTCAGTGGCCTGCCGGGGGTGCGGCCAGGGCGGGTTGTCATTCTGGGTGGCGGTGTTGTGGGGACAGAGGCAGCACGCATGGCTGTTGGCTTGGGGGCACAGGTGAGCATTCTTGACATTAATTTGGAGCGTCTAAAGTACCTTGAAACCCTCTTTGGTGCACGGGTGGAGTACCTCTACAGCAGTTCTCATCTCATTGCCGAGCTACTGCCCCAAGCCGATTTGGTGATTGGTGCTGTTCTTGTGCCGGGTCAACGTCCTCCTTGTCTTGTGCCCAAGTCGCTGGTGCAAAGGATGCGCCCCGGAGCCGTGATTATTGATGTGGCTGTGGATCAAGGGGGCTGTGTGGAAACCCTGCGACCCACTACCCATTCCAACCCCACCTACACGGTTTTTGGCGTCGTGCACTATGGCGTTCCCAATATGCCGGGAGCCGTGCCTTGGACAGCAACCCAAGCCCTAACGAACAGTACCTTGCCCTATATTCTCTGCCTCGCCGATCATGGCGATCGCGCTCTCGAACTTTCCCCTGCCCTTGCCAAAGGTCTAGTGGTCAAGCAGCACTATTTAGTCCATCCCGATGTCCGGGTTGTCTTTCCCGATCTTTAGGCGGAGGATCAAGCACCTCTGGACAAAAATATCCTCCCATCTCAGCAATTTTGCCAAAGCCAGATGCAGTGAGGTTTTGAGGAATTTCTAACAGATTTGGAGGTGCTTGAATTTTCCTGAAAGTCGCCTCTGGAGGGCATTTGGCATCTCCACCAATCAGAGATCCAAAAATTTTACCGCAACAAATAAATCAAACTCAGTAGGTGCTTGAAAATGATCTGTGCTATAGTAGTCAGGGACAGCTTCCTAGGGGGGCGGTATGCTGAGACCTGTTCTCAGTAGATTGAATGGAAACGAGTTATGCTGCCTGGCTTCGCTAATACCATACCATGCTGAGACCTGTTCTCAGTAGATTGAATGGAAACTTCGAATTGTAATAATCCTCAAAACGTCCCTCCCATGCTGAGACCTGTTCTCAGTAGATTGAATG contains these protein-coding regions:
- the ald gene encoding alanine dehydrogenase; its protein translation is MRIGVPKEIKDQEFRVGLTPAGVQSLRERGHEVIIESGAGVGSGFLDEAYVAAGAQIVATAQAAWDAELVIKVKEPLPSEYRYLRSGQILFTYLHLAASRELTVALLQSGTTAIAYESVEETHHHQRSFPLLTPMSMIAGRLAVQFGARFLEHTQGGRGVLLSGLPGVRPGRVVILGGGVVGTEAARMAVGLGAQVSILDINLERLKYLETLFGARVEYLYSSSHLIAELLPQADLVIGAVLVPGQRPPCLVPKSLVQRMRPGAVIIDVAVDQGGCVETLRPTTHSNPTYTVFGVVHYGVPNMPGAVPWTATQALTNSTLPYILCLADHGDRALELSPALAKGLVVKQHYLVHPDVRVVFPDL